The nucleotide sequence CAGGATCGGACTGAATGAGATGACCGACACAGACGAGTCATTAAACGGCTTCGTGGGAGCATCCTGATGATGAAACCGACTTCATAACCCTTAACACACGTAACCCCATGCCAACGGGGAGTACGAAACAGTGTCTGCCCCGTTCTCCCAGTTCAAAATCCGCTGCTCATCAATGAACGACGCTCACCATTAATTAGGTCGTTCCGTATGAATCAGCCAATCCTCATTCAGTTCGACGTGCTTGATAGAGTAACGCCTGAAGGTAAATGTCACATGAATCTTGCCGTCGCCTGTCTGAATGATACAAGGATAAGAGTACTCACCGGGATTCGACTCCAGATGGAACGGGGTTTCCCAGGTACGGCCTTCATCGACCGACCGGACAATGCTCAGCGGCGTACGGGCCAGTTCCGAATCATTGAACACAGCGACGACATGACCATTCGCCAGTCGGGTCATCGTGATTCCCGAATCGGGGCACCGCAACGCGGACGGAGTTGCTTTCGTCCAGGTCTCGCCCCCATCACTCGATTCGATCTGCGTGATTCGGGGAGCGTGCCGCATCATGCTGAACAGCGATTTGTCATTGCGCTGAATGACGGCAGGCTGGTTTCCCCCATTCGTAAAGCCTCCCCGGCGCCACTGCTTTCCACCATCAGCACCAATGAGAAAGATGGAACCGGCCACACCATCGACGTTCGCTTCCAGTGGCAGCACCAGATCCCCGGACGCAAGTCGGACGGGTGGATTGCGGGGGACGGCCCGCAGTTTGGCGTCAAGGAACTCGCTGTCCTTGCTCCAGGTAAAGCCATGATCGGTCGAGACGCGCGACATTAGTCGGCAGTTATCCCACCCCTGGCCACGCCCCAGCGGCCGGGTGTATTCCATGCGGCACCAGATGATCCAGACACGTTCATGCCCGTCAACGAAGATGACACCGTTTCCGGGCAGGGGGTCTGGTCCCGAGATCAAGGCCTGTGGTTTTCCCCAGGTTCGCTCTCCGGCCGGACGACGCGAAAGAAACAACGTCTGGTCGTCGGCAGACTCGTAACTTCCCCCATACCAGAGGCAGAGCAGATCACCGTTGGCCGCTTCCGCGATCGTCGAACAATGATAGACCGACGCACCCGGGATTCGTTCAAACAGCAGTTCCGAAGAAAACGAGATGGCCCCGTACTTATCGTGCAGCTTCTGCTTCTGTTCCGTCGGCGCCAGTGGCGACGGTGTGACCACCGCTCCCTCGAACTTGGGTTTGATGCCGTTCACCACGGCCGCATCAAACGCCAGTTGACCCGCACGCGATTCCAGCCCACCGCGGTGAACCAGTTTCCCCGTCCCATCGACCAGAGCCACGGAAGGAATCGTGGATATGTCGAGCTTCTGAGACAGCGTCCCGGTGGGATCACGATAAATCGTAAAGATCAGTCCCCGGTCGCGTGCATACTCCGCCAGTTCCTCTGCAGACTCGGCGTTGTTGGAGCAGACGCCGATATACACGACTCCCAGCCGACGATGTTTTCGGTAAAGCGTGCTGATCGCTTCCAGCGACTGATCCACCGCTTCGCTGCGTCCTGAAAGAAACAGGAACGCCGCTGCCGCACGCTCTTTCGTGGGGGCGACGGCGAGTTCTTTTCCCCGTGCGTCCATCAGTGTGATCTCGCCGACATCGTCACCCAGTTCGACTGAAGCGCTTGCGGAATTTCCATTCAGCAGCACGAAACTCCCCACTGCGAGGATCGTGAAGACTCTGAAGCAGCGAAAACTGGTCATTGACAGCATTTCCGAGTTAGATGATTCGATCACCAGAACATCAAAAGATGATTACACTGTCTCTGCCCGAAATCCATTGAGCAACAATCAAAGAAGGACTGATCGGTGATCTCTCTTGAATAGTGGCCGAAGTCGGTCTTCAAAGGGGACCGTATGACGGGAATCCACGTGGTCACAGCTCAGCCAGAACCACTTCCCAACCGGAAGGCCTTGTTCAGGCATCTCCAGTGTGGTCCTGATTGAGTGGTTTCAGCCGGGCACGACGCGAACAGCGCAACTCTTATAAGAAGGCTGCTTCGAATAGGGATCAAAAACCGGGTCGGTGAGCCGATTCGTCCCTTCATAATGCATGGGGATAAACACGACTCCGCTGGGAACGGCGGGTGTGAGGAACGCCATCGCTCGTATCTCGCCTCGCTGGGATTCGACTGTCACCCATGTCTTCGGGGCGATCCCCAGCTTGCGGGCGTCCGCTGGATTCAGTTCCACGAAGGGCTGCTCAGGGTAAAGCTTCCGCAAGACAGCAGATTTCGACGTACGAGTCTGCGTGTGCCACTGCGAGGCGGAACCTCGTCCGGTCAGAAGATTAAAGGGATACTTCTCTGAAGGGGGTTCTGTCAGTGGCCGAGGATCTTCAAAGACGAATCGCGCCCGTCCGTTCGAATGGTAGAATTTGCCATCTTCAAACAGCCGACGTTCCTGGCGAACATCCGGCACCTTCCCTGCGTAAGGCCACTGGATACCTCCTCGTTCTTCCAGGAAAGCGTAGTCTGAAATCTGGGAGATATCGCACGGTTGTCCCCGCGAAAGCTCCTTCATGATTTCAAAAACGGCCGCAGGACTGGACCAGCGCCGAAACATCTCTCCGCAGCCCCAGTAGTGCGCAATCAGTTGAAAGATCTGAAAATCGGCAAGGGCGTGACCGGGCGCATTGTGCACCTTCTTTAACACGCCCAGTCTTCGCTCAGAGTTGATGAAGGTCCCTTCCTTTTCACCCCAGCCAGCGGCAGGCAGCACCAAATCTGCCCGGACCGCCGTCTCGGTAGAATGGTACATGTCTTGTACGACGAGAAAATCAAGTCGCTCGAGAATATCGCGCGCCTGATTCTGGTTGATCCACGAATGGGCCGGATTCGTACAGACGACCCACAGGCCTTTGATTTTCCCC is from Schlesneria sp. DSM 10557 and encodes:
- a CDS encoding exo-alpha-sialidase, translating into MTSFRCFRVFTILAVGSFVLLNGNSASASVELGDDVGEITLMDARGKELAVAPTKERAAAAFLFLSGRSEAVDQSLEAISTLYRKHRRLGVVYIGVCSNNAESAEELAEYARDRGLIFTIYRDPTGTLSQKLDISTIPSVALVDGTGKLVHRGGLESRAGQLAFDAAVVNGIKPKFEGAVVTPSPLAPTEQKQKLHDKYGAISFSSELLFERIPGASVYHCSTIAEAANGDLLCLWYGGSYESADDQTLFLSRRPAGERTWGKPQALISGPDPLPGNGVIFVDGHERVWIIWCRMEYTRPLGRGQGWDNCRLMSRVSTDHGFTWSKDSEFLDAKLRAVPRNPPVRLASGDLVLPLEANVDGVAGSIFLIGADGGKQWRRGGFTNGGNQPAVIQRNDKSLFSMMRHAPRITQIESSDGGETWTKATPSALRCPDSGITMTRLANGHVVAVFNDSELARTPLSIVRSVDEGRTWETPFHLESNPGEYSYPCIIQTGDGKIHVTFTFRRYSIKHVELNEDWLIHTERPN